In Nitrososphaerota archaeon, the genomic window CGCTCTAAAGCTTGACAAAGCTCTGCAGTGGAATGGCGATGATATCAAGCAGTTCTGCAGTGCATTAAGGCAGATTTCAAAACCCTCACTAATAGCAGCTAACAAAGCTGACCTACCTACAAGCAAGGCCAACATCGAGAAACTGCAAAAAGCGGAAAGACTTGTAATTCCTACTGCTGCAGAAGCAGAATTGTTGCTTAGAAGAGCATCAGAAAAGGGCTTGATACGCTACCTCCCGGGTGACAAGGACTTTGAGATTGTTGGAAAGAGCATGTCTCCGCAGCAGACCAAGGCGCTGGAACTCGTGCGCGAGAGGGTGCTTTCTGCTTGGGGCTCTACTGGTGTGCAAGAAGTGATCAATAGCGTTTATCTTAGCCTGCTAAAGTGCATCGTAGTCTATCCTGTTGAGGATGAATCAAAATTCTCCGACAAGAAGGGTAATGTCTTGCCAGATGCAAGAGTTGTCCCGTTAGGTTCGACTGCTAAAGACCTAGCATATTCCATCCACACAGATCTAGGAGATAGTTTCCTTTACGCATTGGACGCAAAGACTGGAATGAGACTTGGTGCGGAGCATGAGCTGAAGAATTCTGATGTCATTAAAATTGTATCTACTGGCAGAAGGGGCTAAGCTGCCACAGCTTCTACTGCTTCCT contains:
- the ychF gene encoding redox-regulated ATPase YchF, with amino-acid sequence MIAGVIGKPNTGKSTFFNAATLLNVAMANYPFTTITPNLGVAYLRVKCIHQELNVLDNPQNSLCVEGTRLIPVKLVDVAGLVPGASKGRGLGNKFLDDLRQADALIHVVDSSGSTDAEGKNVEAGSHDPLEDISFVEEEFDLWLADIVSRDWAKIARAAEADKGKFLQMLSERLSGLSVRQEQIIVASDRCALKLDKALQWNGDDIKQFCSALRQISKPSLIAANKADLPTSKANIEKLQKAERLVIPTAAEAELLLRRASEKGLIRYLPGDKDFEIVGKSMSPQQTKALELVRERVLSAWGSTGVQEVINSVYLSLLKCIVVYPVEDESKFSDKKGNVLPDARVVPLGSTAKDLAYSIHTDLGDSFLYALDAKTGMRLGAEHELKNSDVIKIVSTGRRG